The proteins below come from a single Cannabis sativa cultivar Pink pepper isolate KNU-18-1 chromosome 3, ASM2916894v1, whole genome shotgun sequence genomic window:
- the LOC115711647 gene encoding transcription factor bHLH47 gives MGSENAVPLVDQVNVIVEASSDRDYLGKKNRRKVPKRVHKSEREKMKREQLNELFFELSNAIELSQPNNGKASILCEATRLLKDLLAQIEDLRKENASLLSESHYVTVEKNELIEENSTLESQIGRLQGELDSRVVQLKPDLNVSPSDSLARPPTEHLGQSHTVIVVPLIPDSTQIPSNPTSNVSKPHARYPTSADSWPSQLLREQQPKIGEELVKDRTREHRENKP, from the exons ATGGGTTCGGAAAATGCTGTTCCTTTGGTTGACCAGGTCAACGTGATCGTTGAGGCCTCGTCTGACCG GGATTATTTGGGGAAAAAGAATCGGAGGAAAGTTCCTAAAAGAGTCCATAAATCTGAGAGGGAGAAAATGAAGCGTGAGCAATTAAATGAGCTGTTCTTTGAGCTATCCAATGCTATAG AATTGTCACAGCCAAACAACGGCAAGGCCTCCATTTTGTGTGAAGCTACTCGACTATTAAAGGATTTGCTTGCTCAGATTGAGGACCTGAGAAAGGAGAATGCCTCCTTGTTATCAGAATCTCACTAT GTAACAGTAGAGAAGAATGAACTAATAGAAGAAAACTCAACTCTAGAAAGCCAGATTGGAAGACTACAGGGGGAGCTGGATTCAAGGGTGGTCCAGTTGAAACCTGACCTGAATGTATCGCCCTCTGATTCCCTTGCCAGGCCTCCTACCGAACATTTGGGTCAATCGCATACGGTCATTGTTGTTCCACTAATCCCTGACTCCACCCAAATCCCATCTAATCCTACCTCAAACGTGAGCAAGCCTCATGCTAGATATCCCACCTCAGCCGATTCGTGGCCATCCCAGCTTCTAAGGGAGCAGCAGCCGAAAATAGGCGAGGAGCTAGTTAAAGATAGGACTAGGGAACACAGGGAAAATAAACCCTGA
- the LOC115711574 gene encoding uncharacterized protein LOC115711574, whose amino-acid sequence MARVLQWSHSKTVVLLWFLTAIIFYSLFQMALRNSISNSTSSVSMALNEDRRSKLYDGMARDLDEKGPAFLKHGETSQSLSLSDIFILKDGAVEPALKAANPPVRANVLYLSTEYSVPISETIKRIINPYFDKSIWFQNTSLYHFSMFHASHHIAPVPATENEIETEATAVKDVAKTLCSLNIVLDRVVLTSTGVLLGCWQVVSGTDPVTIRTKLRTALPRAPEKQLYDAAILHTSFARLLGPPKASATEMHNADLVKFFHELVAHLNKELRGFKAAISELWYVEEYDVLALALNGRMNVRKFQLGCTRN is encoded by the exons ATGGCTAGGGTTCTCCAGTGGAGCCACTCCAAGACTGTTGTCCTACTCTGGTTCCTCACTGCCATAATCTTCTACTCTCTCTTCCAAATGGCTCTTCGAAATTCCATTTCCAATTCCACATCTTCAG TCTCGATGGCTTTAAATGAGGATCGGAGGTCGAAATTGTACGATGGTATGGCTCGGGATTTGGATGAGAAGGGACCGGCTTTTCTGAAGCATGGTGAGACTTCTCAGTCCTTGTCACTCTCGGATATTTTTATTCTCAAGGATGGAGCTGTGGAGCCTGCTCTTAAG GCAGCTAATCCACCTGTTCGTGCTAATGTTTTGTATCTCAGCACAGAGTACTCAGTGCCTATCTC AGAGACTATAAAACGAATAATAAATCCCTACTTTGACAAAT CTATCTGGTTTCAGAACACAAGTTTGTACCATTTCAGTATGTTTCATGCCTCGCATCATATTGCGCCAGTTCCTGCTACTGAGAATGAG ATTGAAACTGAGGCAACTGCTGTTAAAGATGTTGCAAAGACTCTATGCTCTTTAAACATTGTTTTGGATAGAGTGGTCTTAACATCAACAGGTGTGCTTCTAGGGTGCTGGCAG GTAGTTTCTGGGACAGATCCAGTAACGATTCGTACCAAACTAAGAACTGCACTTCCCCGTGCACCAGAAAAGCAACTT TATGATGCTGCAATTCTTCACACATCATTTGCAAGGCTTCTTGGTCCACCCAAAGCTTCAGCCACG GAGATGCATAATGCAGATCTTGTCAAGTTCTTCCATGAGCTAGTTGCTCACCTAAACAAGGAACTCCGTGGATTTAAG GCTGCAATTTCTGAGCTCTGGTACGTGGAGGAATATGATGTGTTAGCCCTTGCTTTGAATGGGAGAATGAATGTTCGTAAATTTCAGCTTGGCTGCACCAGAAACTGA